From the Methanobacterium spitsbergense genome, one window contains:
- a CDS encoding GTP cyclohydrolase III: MIQMTLIQIDNYGPWTVTPTPRAEADLQILQAELYADLQRQFAAKGGLVFFTRFDNMLAVTNGVDMEDHLRIQKSIGNRYPITVSMGVGAAETPYEAQRKATNALQNYGGAQSEERTEVLAIDGLVKSDESFVQIAHIDINGITDSLTDIIPAYDTSFIVNRVQHFLMKKLIEKGSLLFFIGGDNFMSPCNGLTPEGLLKIIEEIENEINIALKAGVGKAPTAEKAANLADLALEEIRGGFTYNLVHVMKNEE; this comes from the coding sequence ATGATTCAAATGACCTTAATTCAAATTGACAACTATGGCCCATGGACAGTTACTCCAACACCAAGGGCAGAAGCAGATCTACAGATCCTACAGGCAGAGCTTTATGCAGACCTCCAAAGGCAGTTTGCTGCAAAGGGAGGGCTAGTATTTTTCACCCGTTTCGATAACATGCTCGCGGTGACAAATGGCGTGGACATGGAGGATCATCTTAGAATACAAAAGTCCATAGGAAATAGATACCCCATAACAGTTAGTATGGGTGTTGGGGCTGCAGAAACTCCATACGAGGCACAGCGAAAAGCAACAAATGCCCTTCAAAACTATGGTGGAGCTCAGTCAGAGGAAAGAACAGAAGTTCTGGCAATAGACGGTTTGGTAAAAAGTGACGAAAGCTTTGTCCAGATCGCCCATATAGATATAAATGGCATAACTGACTCTCTCACCGATATAATCCCGGCATATGATACTTCTTTCATAGTAAATCGTGTACAACATTTCTTAATGAAGAAACTCATTGAAAAAGGTTCTTTACTTTTCTTTATTGGTGGTGACAACTTCATGTCTCCCTGTAACGGCCTAACCCCAGAGGGACTCCTTAAGATAATCGAAGAAATTGAAAATGAAATAAATATTGCCCTTAAAGCAGGGGTTGGAAAAGCACCGACTGCAGAAAAAGCAGCAAACCTTGCAGACCTCGCACTTGAAGAAATAAGGGGCGGATTCACCTACAATCTTGTACATGTAATGAAAAATGAAGAATGA
- the cofD gene encoding 2-phospho-L-lactate transferase has translation MITIFSGGTGTPKLLQGIMKLIEPNKLRVVVNTLENNYFSGVYVTPDIDTVMYTLSGMINEDTWYGIKDDTFITHETLKEIKCPETLKIGDRDRAIKIQKTLLMEQYPLSRVVDIQRKALGIESEIIPMSNDKSNIIIETNEGKMEFHKFLVERQGMPEVLDIKYNPVSPSPGLIEFIEESEMVIIGPSNPITSIGPIITLKGVSKALKNAYVVGISPIIGDAPVSGPAAKFMNALGHDVSCLGVAKMYANFLDKFIIDLKDNAYKNKIERLIPEVVVTNTNMKNIGEKKMLARTTLGEIL, from the coding sequence ATGATAACAATATTTTCCGGCGGAACAGGTACCCCTAAACTATTACAGGGGATTATGAAATTAATAGAACCAAATAAACTTCGTGTGGTTGTTAATACACTTGAAAACAACTATTTTTCAGGAGTTTATGTGACTCCTGATATTGACACTGTTATGTATACACTGTCAGGAATGATCAATGAGGATACCTGGTATGGAATTAAGGATGATACATTTATAACACATGAAACTTTAAAGGAGATCAAATGCCCTGAAACCCTTAAAATTGGTGATAGGGATAGAGCCATAAAAATTCAGAAAACATTGCTTATGGAACAATATCCTCTTTCAAGGGTTGTTGACATTCAGAGAAAAGCCCTGGGTATTGAATCTGAAATAATTCCAATGAGTAATGATAAATCTAATATAATCATTGAAACAAACGAAGGAAAAATGGAATTTCATAAATTTCTTGTTGAGAGACAAGGCATGCCTGAAGTTCTTGACATCAAATATAATCCTGTTTCACCATCACCAGGACTTATTGAATTTATTGAAGAGTCTGAGATGGTTATAATAGGGCCTTCAAATCCCATAACTTCCATAGGACCCATAATAACTTTAAAAGGTGTATCTAAAGCCCTAAAAAATGCTTATGTAGTTGGGATATCTCCAATTATTGGTGATGCTCCTGTAAGTGGTCCTGCAGCCAAATTTATGAATGCTCTGGGACATGATGTTTCATGTTTAGGTGTTGCAAAAATGTACGCGAACTTTTTAGACAAATTTATTATAGACCTTAAGGATAATGCCTACAAGAATAAAATAGAAAGACTAATACCAGAGGTTGTTGTAACAAACACCAACATGAAGAACATCGGAGAAAAAAAGATGTTAGCCAGAACTACATTGGGTGAGATTTTATGA
- a CDS encoding coenzyme F420-0:L-glutamate ligase: protein MCVNIIGIKKIPLIKEGDNLAEIIINNADDEGIEICNEDIIVIAETAVAKAEGNVIDLKSLNPSQNAMEISKKTGKNANLVEAIIRESTDIIKLGPNFIICETKHGFICANAGIDESNIEHGFATPIPTNPDKSADQIRKKIETLTEKDVAVIISDTQGRPFREGAVGVAIGISGMESLWNQEGKLDLYGRELQTTQTAVSDELASAASIVMGQASEGIPVVIIRGVDYFKILRNNSANSKPLLRPKEYDVFR from the coding sequence ATGTGTGTTAATATCATTGGTATCAAGAAAATTCCACTTATAAAAGAAGGAGACAATCTTGCAGAAATTATAATTAATAATGCAGATGATGAAGGAATAGAAATTTGTAATGAAGATATTATAGTGATTGCAGAAACTGCAGTAGCTAAAGCAGAAGGTAATGTAATAGATCTTAAATCATTGAATCCAAGTCAAAATGCAATGGAAATTTCCAAAAAAACTGGGAAAAATGCCAATCTTGTTGAAGCTATTATTCGCGAATCAACCGATATAATCAAATTAGGACCAAATTTCATAATTTGTGAAACTAAACATGGTTTTATATGTGCTAATGCAGGGATAGATGAATCAAATATTGAACATGGATTTGCAACACCAATACCTACAAATCCAGATAAAAGTGCAGATCAAATCCGAAAAAAAATAGAAACCTTAACTGAAAAGGATGTTGCAGTAATAATATCTGACACACAAGGACGTCCATTTAGAGAAGGTGCAGTGGGTGTTGCCATTGGGATATCTGGTATGGAATCATTGTGGAACCAAGAAGGAAAACTAGATCTCTACGGACGTGAACTTCAAACAACCCAAACAGCAGTTTCAGATGAATTAGCATCAGCAGCATCTATAGTAATGGGACAAGCAAGTGAAGGAATTCCTGTTGTTATAATAAGAGGAGTGGATTATTTCAAAATATTGAGAAATAATTCTGCAAATTCAAAACCTCTACTAAGACCAAAAGAATACGATGTGTTCAGATAA
- a CDS encoding IMP cyclohydrolase: MYLGRILAVGSTESGKFVAYRVSSRSFPNRIAKSFEDRVSIVPTEGNEKDVFKNPYIAYNSIKIVDDIAVVSNGSHTDVIADKIASGMNIRDSIALSLLSMDYEKDDFKTPRIAGATTLQGDSYIGIVTHEDLIVQKVETGKCVYISTYEQTKPQIVDFNANNAQEAAKFIMDQGKFREFTNPVTSAAAFGKDQWEISSI, encoded by the coding sequence GTGTATCTCGGAAGAATATTAGCAGTAGGAAGTACAGAATCTGGAAAATTCGTTGCATACAGAGTATCCAGTAGATCTTTTCCAAATAGAATAGCAAAATCATTTGAAGACAGAGTTTCTATTGTTCCCACAGAGGGAAATGAAAAAGATGTGTTTAAAAATCCATATATAGCATATAATTCCATAAAAATTGTCGATGACATAGCAGTTGTTTCAAATGGTTCACATACAGATGTGATAGCAGATAAAATAGCTTCAGGAATGAATATTAGAGATTCAATAGCATTATCGTTACTTTCTATGGATTATGAAAAGGATGATTTTAAAACTCCACGCATTGCTGGTGCAACAACACTACAAGGAGATTCTTATATAGGAATTGTTACCCATGAAGATTTAATAGTTCAAAAGGTTGAAACTGGGAAATGTGTGTACATATCAACATACGAACAAACAAAACCACAAATAGTGGATTTTAATGCCAACAATGCCCAAGAAGCAGCTAAATTTATAATGGATCAAGGCAAATTTAGAGAGTTCACCAACCCTGTGACATCTGCAGCCGCCTTTGGAAAGGATCAATGGGAGATAAGTTCCATATAA
- a CDS encoding ExbD/TolR family protein — MALDTSKYRNKLQENNPRVNLVPLIDVIFTILIFLMVTSSFQAAADTSSSSGKPEINQTAGPSDYYLIPVAGLKLVTVNGIDMSKDIKNGAIAVHTRVIDEGEIIIKAKEGAIVITAPSDMSPDQAVNIPQQ; from the coding sequence ATGGCACTTGACACAAGCAAATACAGAAATAAGTTACAAGAAAACAATCCAAGGGTCAATTTAGTTCCACTCATAGATGTTATATTCACAATTCTAATATTTCTAATGGTTACAAGTAGTTTTCAAGCTGCTGCAGATACCAGTTCATCCTCAGGTAAACCCGAAATAAACCAGACTGCTGGGCCTTCGGATTACTATCTTATACCTGTAGCGGGTCTTAAATTAGTAACTGTTAATGGAATTGACATGTCTAAGGACATAAAAAATGGTGCAATAGCCGTCCACACAAGGGTAATAGATGAGGGAGAGATAATTATAAAGGCAAAAGAAGGTGCAATTGTGATAACTGCCCCATCTGATATGTCACCAGATCAAGCAGTGAATATACCACAACAATAA
- a CDS encoding MotA/TolQ/ExbB proton channel family protein, with protein sequence MIYEFFTSSIGTIMEMFRSGGIITYLITIIGIYGVILSSEKIYKMRKISKISLPQIIGTVNEAMDRGGSLEALRSIGKYQNPISKIISEALKIGYRNNVEVEDAMERVFIVEMGRMTKGLNTLKTIIEIAPLLGLIGTVIGIWYTFKAMGVGGNPSIMAEGIYIALITTIAGLTVAIIILPLYSYINSKIEEEIDKIDIAKKMTNWRTAEMKIKVDSNVDKSVEALKASNGVVEVKKILDSDANIWISIHPNMLDKNISSIVREKGNTNAEIIESKLRQ encoded by the coding sequence ATGATATACGAATTTTTTACAAGTTCTATTGGAACCATAATGGAAATGTTCAGAAGTGGAGGAATAATTACCTATTTAATAACCATAATTGGAATTTATGGTGTTATATTATCTTCTGAAAAGATTTACAAAATGCGCAAAATATCCAAGATTAGTCTTCCACAGATCATTGGAACAGTGAATGAAGCAATGGACAGAGGTGGTTCTCTTGAAGCTTTACGCTCAATAGGAAAATACCAGAATCCCATATCAAAAATCATATCTGAAGCATTGAAAATAGGCTATCGAAACAATGTTGAGGTTGAAGATGCAATGGAAAGGGTATTCATTGTTGAAATGGGAAGAATGACCAAAGGACTCAATACTTTGAAAACCATAATAGAAATCGCCCCACTTTTGGGTTTGATTGGAACAGTTATAGGTATTTGGTACACATTCAAGGCCATGGGAGTGGGTGGAAACCCTTCAATAATGGCCGAAGGGATTTATATCGCATTAATAACTACAATCGCAGGACTTACAGTAGCAATAATCATTTTACCATTGTATTCATATATAAACAGTAAGATAGAAGAAGAAATAGATAAGATAGACATAGCCAAGAAGATGACAAATTGGAGAACAGCAGAAATGAAGATTAAGGTTGATTCTAATGTAGATAAATCTGTTGAAGCCCTTAAAGCATCTAACGGAGTTGTAGAGGTGAAGAAGATCCTCGATTCAGATGCAAACATATGGATATCTATACATCCAAATATGCTTGATAAAAACATAAGCAGCATTGTTAGGGAAAAGGGCAATACAAATGCAGAAATAATTGAAAGTAAATTACGCCAATGA
- the rnhB gene encoding ribonuclease HII, which yields MKLVGIDEAGRGSVLGPLVVCGVAILEERLKYLDRLKLRDSKKISPKRRVVLSRKIRKIAECHPVHISATDIDLLRSKDINLNEIEKIAMRKIIGDSNPDVSYIDCIDVKPERFKNEIEKFQNNLKVVAEHGADDKYAIVSAASIVAKVERDMEINKIKKEFKDIGSGYPSDPKTISFLKNTPYNDLPDFVRRSWATVERMK from the coding sequence ATGAAATTAGTTGGCATAGACGAAGCAGGTAGGGGATCTGTGTTGGGTCCGCTTGTTGTATGTGGAGTTGCAATATTAGAAGAAAGATTGAAATATTTGGATAGACTTAAATTACGGGATTCGAAAAAAATTTCTCCAAAGAGAAGGGTTGTTCTCTCAAGGAAAATAAGAAAAATAGCAGAATGTCACCCTGTACACATAAGTGCAACAGACATAGATCTGTTAAGATCAAAGGATATTAACCTCAATGAAATAGAAAAAATTGCAATGAGAAAAATAATTGGAGATTCCAATCCCGATGTATCCTATATTGATTGTATAGATGTTAAACCTGAAAGATTTAAAAATGAAATAGAAAAATTCCAGAACAATCTAAAGGTTGTTGCAGAACATGGGGCTGACGATAAATATGCTATTGTATCTGCAGCATCAATTGTTGCCAAAGTTGAAAGGGACATGGAAATTAACAAGATCAAAAAGGAATTTAAAGATATTGGATCGGGTTATCCCAGTGATCCAAAAACCATCTCATTTTTAAAAAACACACCATACAATGATCTACCAGACTTTGTTAGAAGATCCTGGGCAACTGTTGAAAGAATGAAGTAA
- a CDS encoding rod shape-determining protein — MFDFLKKNDEVDVKKKALTDTLGIDLGTLNTVVAKPSGDKFDLYKIPSVVAVKKEDSSYVLAVGEEAKSMLGRTPEDIIAVRPLRKGVIESIAQAEALLVYAMDKGSGENTDNIDRIVIGIPGDASEVEKRAVEEIGIKAGASYVLVISEGLSAAIGAGLPIAEAAGTMVIDIGAGSSDIVVISLGGITDIETIRNGGDDIDKNIVEKVKEIYNVEIGIHEAENAKIAVGMVHSDADVENITTNAIGKSMETNKPKKVEIDSKLVADAAEPIVKRLIEALSLVLERMSPELISGVYNKTVVVGGTSQLRGLKERIYEEVGIPVEISDDPMTVVAKGAAIVAAEPRALEPEVRLKAMK; from the coding sequence ATGTTCGATTTTCTAAAGAAGAATGATGAGGTAGATGTTAAGAAAAAGGCTTTGACCGACACGTTAGGGATAGATTTAGGAACCCTTAACACAGTAGTTGCTAAGCCATCAGGAGATAAATTCGACTTATACAAAATTCCATCTGTGGTTGCAGTTAAAAAGGAAGATTCATCATATGTTCTAGCTGTTGGTGAAGAAGCAAAATCAATGCTCGGAAGAACTCCTGAAGATATTATCGCCGTAAGACCCCTCAGAAAGGGAGTTATAGAAAGTATAGCTCAAGCAGAAGCATTACTGGTTTATGCTATGGATAAGGGTTCAGGTGAAAATACAGATAACATTGACAGAATTGTTATAGGTATTCCTGGAGATGCATCTGAAGTTGAAAAAAGAGCAGTTGAAGAGATAGGAATAAAAGCTGGAGCAAGTTATGTACTAGTTATAAGTGAGGGATTATCTGCTGCCATTGGAGCCGGTCTTCCTATAGCAGAAGCTGCAGGTACAATGGTAATAGATATTGGTGCAGGTTCAAGTGATATAGTTGTAATATCCTTAGGTGGAATCACCGACATCGAAACCATACGAAATGGTGGAGATGATATAGATAAAAACATTGTTGAAAAAGTCAAAGAGATTTACAACGTTGAAATAGGAATACATGAAGCGGAAAATGCTAAAATAGCCGTAGGAATGGTACATTCCGATGCAGATGTTGAAAATATCACAACAAATGCAATTGGAAAATCCATGGAAACCAACAAGCCAAAAAAGGTGGAAATAGACTCCAAATTAGTGGCTGATGCTGCAGAACCAATAGTTAAAAGACTTATTGAGGCACTTTCGCTGGTTCTTGAAAGGATGTCACCAGAACTCATATCTGGAGTATACAACAAAACTGTAGTTGTTGGTGGAACATCACAGCTCAGAGGATTAAAAGAAAGAATATATGAAGAAGTTGGAATTCCGGTAGAAATATCAGACGATCCAATGACTGTTGTGGCAAAGGGAGCTGCAATAGTAGCTGCAGAACCAAGGGCACTCGAACCCGAAGTTCGTTTAAAAGCGATGAAATAA
- a CDS encoding phosphatidylserine decarboxylase: MFVKGVTLKKIGILLTIAVLPFLLGYFLLSFIIFSAIAFFMQFFRDPKRNIPTEDGVVVAPADGKILKGKIDCLKVVTKKDDPVMEHILKDDEKGILISTFMSPFDVHVQRAPVTGKILKTKHYPGKFKIAMGDVHTENEKNLIVIDSEYGKIGVIQIAGFVARRIVQYVNVGDSVKIGDRLGMIRFGSRVNLIIPYDKFKVMVFEGEKPTAGETIMAELVE; encoded by the coding sequence GTGTTTGTTAAAGGAGTGACATTAAAAAAAATAGGAATATTATTAACCATAGCAGTTCTACCTTTCCTTTTAGGGTATTTCTTACTCAGTTTCATAATATTTTCTGCAATAGCATTTTTTATGCAGTTTTTTAGAGATCCTAAACGGAATATTCCAACAGAAGACGGAGTTGTTGTAGCACCTGCAGATGGTAAGATATTGAAGGGGAAAATTGATTGTTTAAAGGTAGTAACTAAAAAAGATGACCCTGTAATGGAACATATATTAAAGGATGATGAAAAAGGAATTCTCATAAGTACTTTCATGTCACCATTTGATGTTCATGTACAAAGGGCTCCTGTCACAGGAAAAATTTTGAAAACCAAACATTATCCGGGTAAATTCAAAATTGCTATGGGAGATGTACATACTGAAAACGAAAAAAATTTAATAGTGATAGATTCGGAGTATGGAAAAATAGGAGTTATTCAGATAGCAGGTTTTGTTGCTAGGAGAATAGTTCAATATGTTAATGTTGGGGACAGTGTTAAGATAGGTGATAGGCTGGGAATGATAAGATTTGGATCCCGGGTTAATTTAATAATCCCCTACGATAAATTTAAAGTAATGGTTTTTGAGGGTGAAAAACCCACAGCAGGAGAGACTATAATGGCCGAATTAGTTGAATAA
- a CDS encoding archaetidylserine synthase has translation MNIKHYMSYADIVSLGNAFFGFLSIIMVLNGYLALAAQFILVAVIFDSLDGWVARKTKRVDEFGFGENIDSLSDVISFGVAPGMLLYSACASFSIPYINIVVALLILLCGILRLARFNVITDSSEASDDKFVGLPIPSTALILGSFYLSGIFRADIALVIMVVVSVLMVSTITYPKFRGIKILLAGSVLIFLTLLPQNISTIITNLPAKLLFIASLTYVIIIPIMDLYAKLRRSGPNVR, from the coding sequence ATGAATATAAAGCATTACATGTCTTACGCAGATATAGTTTCTCTTGGAAACGCTTTTTTTGGATTTTTATCAATAATAATGGTTTTAAACGGTTATCTTGCACTTGCTGCCCAGTTTATCCTTGTTGCTGTTATCTTTGATTCACTTGATGGTTGGGTTGCAAGAAAAACTAAAAGAGTTGATGAGTTTGGATTTGGAGAAAATATTGACTCATTATCTGATGTGATTTCTTTTGGTGTTGCACCGGGAATGCTTTTGTATTCAGCTTGCGCATCGTTTAGTATACCATACATTAATATAGTAGTAGCACTCCTAATACTATTATGTGGGATTTTAAGACTCGCAAGGTTCAATGTAATTACAGATTCAAGTGAGGCTTCGGATGATAAATTTGTTGGCTTACCAATTCCATCAACAGCCCTGATCTTAGGATCGTTTTATCTTTCGGGTATTTTTAGAGCAGACATAGCATTAGTAATAATGGTTGTGGTATCTGTGTTAATGGTGAGTACGATTACTTATCCAAAATTTAGGGGGATCAAAATACTATTAGCAGGTAGTGTGTTGATATTTTTAACACTTTTGCCACAAAACATTTCAACAATAATTACAAATCTTCCCGCAAAGCTTTTATTCATTGCCTCATTAACATATGTAATAATAATACCGATTATGGATTTATACGCCAAGCTTCGCAGAAGTGGTCCAAATGTTAGATAA
- a CDS encoding DUF515 domain-containing protein, whose translation MLDKILGKKDKDKNDTPDLRKNGKKSDSDSSDIGGRLKDMVGKVSGKPKDEGKPKADSGDKKGTSDKKISKPMPKPKPQPMDKPRLRPPEKKKPGGFAGLGGGFGKQLPEDDQRTLVGAAVFGIILIILVGAGYYFLVFAPYQDTLNSAKMAKINEVNSYFKGALAADPRKNLILADIDTGETPDQVLAVDVIGPATSAWREYQNQQINLKKDPYGRVMISYSTQPTGTASNETNSTTPTTSASDVKNLIVKVADAQKIVNEADASVLANMDIVTPDTVAVPIVIVRTQAAGGLINVGDAVDVYQNVAPVTTGNNTTTQTAPIDNSPKISGATVLAILRNTTSGIYSSNTANFTHTTQFQVNGAGLSTSTGQSAQGDVEQLLRAGASRNWNEAQINTLLNAYGWRLSDFERVSNLGELDAQYLLLLEVPRENALWLIQNSGSVVLTVPTQRAPEWMITELHQIYGTG comes from the coding sequence ATGTTAGATAAGATACTAGGAAAAAAAGATAAAGATAAAAACGATACACCAGATCTCCGAAAGAATGGAAAAAAATCTGATTCCGATAGTTCGGATATTGGTGGACGCCTCAAAGATATGGTGGGCAAAGTTTCTGGCAAACCAAAGGATGAAGGTAAGCCTAAAGCAGATAGTGGGGATAAAAAAGGCACTTCTGATAAGAAAATTTCAAAGCCTATGCCTAAACCAAAACCACAACCTATGGATAAACCAAGGTTAAGGCCTCCTGAGAAAAAGAAGCCTGGAGGATTTGCAGGATTGGGTGGAGGATTTGGAAAGCAACTTCCAGAAGATGATCAAAGAACACTTGTTGGTGCAGCTGTTTTTGGAATTATACTGATTATACTTGTGGGCGCAGGATATTATTTCCTAGTTTTCGCACCTTATCAAGACACTTTGAACAGTGCGAAGATGGCTAAAATCAATGAAGTAAATTCTTACTTTAAAGGGGCATTAGCTGCTGATCCACGAAAGAATCTGATCTTGGCAGATATTGATACAGGTGAAACACCTGATCAGGTACTTGCAGTAGATGTTATTGGTCCAGCAACCAGTGCTTGGAGAGAATATCAGAATCAACAGATAAATCTGAAGAAGGATCCATATGGACGGGTAATGATAAGTTATTCTACTCAACCTACAGGTACAGCTAGCAATGAAACGAACTCAACCACTCCAACTACAAGTGCGAGTGATGTGAAAAATTTAATTGTAAAAGTTGCAGATGCACAAAAAATAGTTAATGAAGCAGATGCAAGTGTGCTTGCCAATATGGACATAGTAACACCAGATACTGTGGCAGTTCCAATAGTTATAGTAAGAACCCAGGCAGCTGGAGGTCTTATAAATGTTGGCGATGCAGTTGATGTTTATCAAAATGTTGCCCCTGTAACCACAGGAAACAATACGACAACACAGACCGCTCCAATAGATAATTCTCCTAAAATTAGTGGAGCAACAGTACTCGCGATTTTGAGAAATACTACTAGTGGTATTTACAGCTCTAACACCGCGAACTTTACACACACTACCCAGTTCCAAGTAAATGGTGCAGGTCTTAGTACTTCAACTGGTCAATCCGCTCAAGGAGATGTTGAACAGCTGTTAAGAGCAGGTGCATCTAGAAACTGGAACGAAGCTCAGATAAATACCCTTTTAAATGCTTATGGATGGAGATTATCTGATTTTGAAAGAGTCTCAAATCTTGGAGAACTCGATGCTCAATACCTACTATTATTGGAGGTACCTAGAGAAAATGCACTGTGGTTAATACAAAACTCAGGCAGTGTAGTTCTTACTGTCCCAACCCAAAGGGCACCTGAATGGATGATAACAGAACTTCATCAAATATATGGAACTGGATAA
- a CDS encoding class E sortase produces the protein MSYYASANQLTVNNTDTPYIEIPKIGVDQAINNKSVDYGIYHDPKSAKPGFGTVALFGHRTFHGSPFLNLDKLQTGDNITVQWPGIGNVEYEVVNSTIVPASYRLSIEQGNTLFLVTCYPLGSSKERLMIMAKQVNTYPIQMTNKKSNNDPPYALIIILGFFTGGMLLSFIYPIKEEQYIIFLATITITIFLVIAYMYPIPPDAIESKLSWANNLIGV, from the coding sequence GTGAGTTACTATGCATCTGCCAACCAGCTTACTGTAAATAATACAGATACCCCTTATATAGAGATACCAAAAATTGGTGTTGATCAAGCTATAAACAATAAATCAGTTGATTATGGTATTTATCACGATCCAAAATCTGCAAAACCTGGTTTTGGAACCGTTGCCCTTTTTGGACATCGTACATTCCATGGTTCTCCTTTTTTAAACCTTGACAAACTACAAACTGGAGACAATATAACAGTTCAATGGCCCGGAATTGGTAATGTTGAATATGAGGTTGTTAATTCAACCATAGTTCCAGCTTCCTACAGATTATCAATTGAACAGGGGAATACTCTCTTCCTGGTAACATGTTATCCACTTGGATCATCAAAGGAAAGATTGATGATTATGGCTAAACAGGTTAATACATATCCTATACAGATGACCAATAAAAAATCAAACAATGATCCTCCATATGCCCTAATAATCATATTAGGTTTCTTTACAGGAGGGATGTTACTGAGTTTCATTTATCCTATTAAAGAAGAACAGTACATAATATTTTTAGCAACAATAACAATTACCATATTCCTTGTAATTGCATATATGTATCCAATTCCTCCAGATGCAATTGAATCTAAGTTATCATGGGCTAACAACCTTATAGGTGTTTAG
- a CDS encoding dihydroneopterin aldolase family protein, producing the protein MDVNEKYFKNISNRERAIFEGAITMGALFHQFIGTPINIKSAESLEKSIKTAMELQPCINKVEIEINRDILKKIENEYEYISLTGEMLDVKVESNFSDKSAVIRLKYISELKYPLMYVEDVD; encoded by the coding sequence ATGGATGTGAATGAAAAATATTTTAAAAACATATCAAATAGAGAAAGAGCAATTTTTGAGGGAGCTATAACTATGGGTGCTTTATTCCATCAGTTTATTGGTACTCCCATAAACATAAAAAGTGCGGAATCCTTAGAAAAATCGATTAAAACTGCAATGGAGCTTCAACCATGTATAAATAAGGTTGAAATAGAAATTAATAGGGACATATTAAAAAAAATAGAAAATGAATACGAATATATTTCTTTAACAGGTGAAATGCTTGATGTGAAAGTTGAGTCAAATTTCTCTGATAAAAGTGCAGTTATAAGATTGAAGTACATTTCTGAACTAAAATATCCTCTTATGTATGTTGAAGATGTTGATTAA
- a CDS encoding DUF5518 domain-containing protein, with translation MVNWVAAFVGFILAVVLSNLFGFFLGFVGINIGLFLAGIVVGLMVGGGILRGFGNGLVAGAFGAIVISIILIIGGTITAGLTGFAATALTGIFLVIAVFISSGFVVGIGGAIGSLISGKD, from the coding sequence TTGGTTAACTGGGTAGCAGCATTTGTTGGATTTATATTGGCAGTTGTACTTTCAAACTTGTTTGGTTTCTTTTTAGGGTTTGTTGGTATTAACATTGGATTGTTCTTGGCAGGAATTGTTGTTGGGTTAATGGTTGGCGGCGGAATACTTCGAGGATTTGGTAATGGATTAGTTGCCGGAGCATTTGGAGCCATAGTGATTTCAATAATTCTGATAATAGGAGGAACAATAACAGCAGGACTTACAGGATTTGCTGCTACTGCACTTACAGGAATATTCCTTGTAATAGCTGTTTTCATAAGCAGCGGATTTGTTGTAGGTATAGGTGGCGCAATTGGATCCCTTATAAGTGGTAAGGACTGA